From the genome of Pseudopipra pipra isolate bDixPip1 chromosome 13, bDixPip1.hap1, whole genome shotgun sequence:
GGAATATGAATCCATCCTCCCCCTCAGGCCAGCAGCAAGGAAAGGGTCATCCAGCCCTTCATCATCCTCTCAGTACTACAAGATGTGCCCAAAGCTATGACACATGGGAGCATCCCACCAGCCCAAAGCTTCCTGGAGAGCTGGCCCTGGCTGCGATTCCCCATTCCACCTCtcacagaatgttttgggttggaagggaccttgaagatgaTCTAGAATCATGGACCATCATCCATGGACCAACTCTGGATGTGAATGTAGGAAAACCCTCATGGAGCAAAGCACTGATGGAGCTTTGGTCCTTTAaacatccccatccctccccgtGCTGCTGTTCCACCAGACACTCCAGCCTGGTTTTGTTCACAAAAGTACTCTTTCATCCCTCTgccggggctgccccatccctggaagtgttcaggacCAGGCTAGATGGAGTCTTGgaagcaacctggtccagtggaagatGCCTTTGCCCATGgcaacttctctgagcaacctgtgccagggccttaccATCCTCGCAATGAAGAATTtgttcccaatatcccatctaaccctgccctctggcagtgggaagccattcccccttgtcctgtcactccaggcccttacAAAAGCACTTAGATACATCCATAAGGTCCCTTTGGGGGACAAGttgtctcttctccaggctgaacagtcccagctccctcagccttccctcGAAAGATGGACGCTCCAGTCCCCTCAGCTCTGGGGATGGGAATCTCATTCCCCAAACTCCGATGAAGCAGATGGCAGAGGCAGGACTGTGCCAGGGGCACAGCAGTGCTTTGGACCTGCAAGGAGGTGACAGCCCATGCTAGTGGCTGCcgagcacagctctgccccacacACGCACCCCCACGGCACAGGCACAGGGCTTTCCCCCGAAGTGGGGCAGAGGACTGGTTTTTGCTGGGAAAGGCTGCCCAGTTTGTCCAGAGGGCCTGGCCAGGGCTCACTAGATGCCAACGTGCAGGTTTAGGAATGAGACGTTGCTGTAGAGCTCCGAGGAGACCgagctgctctccaggctgCGTGTCCAGCCGGGCAGTGCGGAGGGAGAGTGGCCCTCTGCAGAACCCTCATGCTCCAGCTGCCtaaggaggcaaaaaaaaagagagagatgcTAATTGCAAATGCTTCTATTGCCAACTCCACTCCAAAGTGTCCTCTAGCAGTGATCCCAAAGATCCCAAAGACTGCCATCTCTGGACAGCCCCAAAGGGAATGTGAAGACAGACAAGGAACTGTACCATAGAATCCAacgtttgggttggaagggactttgaagaccatctagtccaactccctgccatgggcagggactccttccactagaccagtttgctTCAaatcctgtccaacctggcctggatGTGGCCTGTGGTCCAGGAAAACCCCTCACACAGGACAGTCCCTGTTTGCTGAAGAGTCACCAGCTCTACCAGGAGACCAAAGGCTCTTGAGTGTCCCCTGCTTCCAAAGATCCCCTGCTTCTAACCCCAGAGAGCAAACCCCCTCCTGCATTAGGTGCTGTGATGGTGGGCCCAGTTATGGGACACGAGGTATTTAATCTGTATTTAATCCCACTGTATTTAATCACAGGGAAGAGCATGAGCTCCAATTCTGAGCCTCAGTGGGACTGTCCCATCTTGGAACCTAAAAGTGGGACTGTCCCATCTTGGAGCCTAAAAGTggatgcacagacacacaggacAAGGCAAAAAAATGCATGGAAATGTGGGCACCAAGGGCAAAGAAGATTTAGAGAAGCCTGAACATGGAGCAGGTATCAGCATGCAACCCtgagaggcaggagcagaggaaggggcTGGACAAGAAGGGATTCTGATGCTCCGGAGGGGACCTGAGGGAGGAAACAAGGAGAACAGGGAGCTCTGAGGGACAGGAAAGCTGGGATGTGAAGGGCTTTTGCTGGGGAGGCTCATGAGCAGAAGCAgtggagggaagaggaaggcTGGAGGAAGATCAGCAGGGTTGGCCCCGTGCAGGGAGGAGCCTCGTGGGGACTTACGGCACGGCAGGAAACTTCCTGCGCAGCAGGTAGTCAATGACATCGGGATCTGTCTGGAACAGCCTCCTCAGGATGTCACACTGCATCTCTGGAGACACCTGGGGGCACACACGGACACACTCGCTCGTGGGGTCCCCCTCGGCAGGAGGATGAGCAGGGGCAGCCCAGGACAGTGGAAGGACTCCAGGACAATACGTGGTCGTGGACACACCATGTTGGTGTCACATCCCACACACCTCCCGGGCTCTCCAGGATCTCAGCCCCCGCTTTTCCCCCAGCAACCCTGGTCTTTTGGCTCCCCGCAGACCCCCAAAATTGCTATGAAGCTTTTTGACTGAAATGTCCCATTCTCATAAACCTGTGGGGGCTCTTGTTGCCTGCAAGTATCCTGTGGGAGGGTGGAGAGAGGATGGAGCCAGACCCATCACAGAGGATGGGCACAAACCAAGGTGCAGCAGGGGCACCTCTGACAGGGACAAAAAACTTCCCCTGATGATGGTGCAGCCCTGGGACAGGACCTGGAGAGGTCacagctccccatccctggaaagaAGTAAAGCCCAGCCAGATTGCAGCCCTGATCTAGCTGATCTGGAGGCCCAGAGCTCTCTTCTTCCCATATGAGCCTTTGTATGACTCTAAAAGAAGCTTTTGGGAATCCCAGGGCGATGCATCCCCCAGTATGAGATGAGCACTGCCTGACTCCTGCTGAAGAGTGGATCTGAAGTGATCTGAAGTGGTCCCTCACTGCCCTcaccagctctccctgctgttACATCTTGCCCACACCTACCTGAGGCTTTGGCACTCCACCCCATGCCATCCtcttccagctccttccctATTCTAGGCTCTCCCATTTTTCGACTTCTTTCCCCCCTCACTGGGAGTCTGAGGGAGAAACAGCCCCCAGATGCCACCCCTGGTGTTGGCCAGACGTTCCCTGTCCCAGAGGAGCTCAGTCAGACATCACCAAGGTGGGAGGTGCCAGAGAAGAGGGGACCTCCACGGCACAACCCTCAGCTGTGCCCTTACGATGGCACCTAAATCAAGCCATCCTAAATCCATATTTACACCGTGAGGAATGAGCCGTGTTCCCAAAGCCAACTAGAGTCACctgctcctgggcagggctgtgaaCACCCCCTTGCTCTGCTGCCACTGGGAGAGTTCAGAGGGAAGGGAGGTCTAGAGGAGCTGCCCTGAGGAGCCTCACCTACCAAGAACAGGGCCTGGTGGTGCTCGATCAGCCTCTGGAGCACCAGGATTATGGCAGCGCTGTCCTCAAAGTTCAGGGCACCAGCGTCTTTCTCTCCAGGCTTCTCCTTCTGCAGGATGTTGGGACCAAAGACTGTGGCCAGGTTTGAAACTGTCATTTTATTCCCAGGAACCTAGCAAGGAAGCacaaagggaaactgaggaTTATGGAAGTACCAGCATGGGATGTCCCAGGATATTGTCACCCACCCCAGGGCAGGAACATGAGCTGGTGGGTGGGGCTGGGGTGATGGTCTGGGTCCAGTTTGGTCCCCTCTGAGCTGGTGTCAGGACCAGCACAAAGGTGCTGAAGCACACGCTCATCCCCTCCTTGCCTCCATTCCCACATGTCCCATGTTCCCAGCCCCTACCAAGGATCAATATTTCCCTATCATCTCCCATTAGGGGACAAAACCAGCACCTGAATCATGGAGAGACTCGGAGCTGTCTAGAGAAATCAAAATCAACCTCAACATACAGTCACACAAGTGACTTCATGGAACTGGGAGGTGAGAAACCAGAATTAGTCCACAAAAAATGCCCCTCGTGCTGCCTATGGACACACAGCCAGGTCTCTCTGGGGTTTTTGGCACCCTGAAAATCTCTGAGCCAGCCTGAGCCACACAGGCCTGTTGTGGACATGGGATTCATCCTGTtttgacaggacaagaggacatagccccaagctgtgccaggggaggttcaggctggacatcaggaggaatttcttcacggaaagggttgtcaggcattggaaggggctgtccagggaggtggtggagtccccatccctgcagatGGACTGGAGGAACACCTGGATGTggccctcagtgctctggtccgGGTGACAAGGTCACTCAGGTgatcagtcacaggttggatTCGGTGatcctggagggcttttccaacctaaatgattctgtgatggaTTTGGTTTTTCCAGAGGGTTCACCTAGGCCTGCAAGTAGCTCTGCTCGGTTCTAACCACTGCAGCCTGAGCACCCCTTCCCCATGCAGTGGTTCCCTTTGGATCAGCCTCACCTCCTGGCCATCAGCATCCCAGGAGTGCTCGGCGTGCCGGGCCACCTCTCCGAGGAAGCGCAGGAGCCGGTGCAGGGTGTCGCTGTGGCAGGGGGGCAGCAGGAAGAGAAGCAGCTGGAGGGCATCCAGCTGTGCTGGCCCCTCCATGGCTGGGCAGAGAGCAGCTGTTAGTGAGGATTCCAGCCGAACAGGCACTTCCAGCCTTCCTCTACACCCACGGGAAAGAGCTCGGGAGGAAGCCAGGCTGGTGTCCCATCCTTCATCCCATGGGATGAGAGACCCCAGCAAGGGCTGTGATGTGATGGTGTTGTGTATTGCACAGCCCCACAGTCAAAGACTGTCCTGGTCCAGAGGGATTATTATAATccaattttgaaaaaaatcccccaaacccaCAGATGAGAGTAactgcccatggcagtgccAGGCAGCACATCACCCATCCCACCATTGTCCAGTGGTTTTGGAAaaggagggtggtgaggaaggATCCATCCCCcgaagtgtccaaggccgggttggatggggcttggagctgggctagtggaaggtgtccctgcccatggcagggggctggagtgagatgggctttaaggtcccttccaacctaacccattccatgactctgcgCAGTCTCCGCTCTGCAGGTACTcactggctgtgctgaggaagGCTCCATAGAGCTCTCTGGGAATCAGGGAATCCGGCATATCCCGAAGAAACTCTTTGAGCAGAGCAGCCACATCATGAACACTTTGATGCTCATCCAAAAAAACATCCAGCCCCTGGTCAAACTCCTCCCTCAGCTTAGAGATGGAAGAGATGAAAAGAATAATGCAACGGTCAGTTCTTACTCTTTGGAGGAGTCATCCTGTCAGGAGGGCTACTGCCATGGCAGGATACGAGGGTCGGCTactcccaatgtccccccaaagcAGGGCACCCAAAAAAGGTGTGTCAGAGCCCAGCAGCCTTCTGCTGCCCTTTGGATGGGCCATGGGACCAGATGGAGCCCTTGGCTCTGAAGTGCCAACCAGGGGATGGAGGCTCATCTGCCAAAGACAGGCTGGAGGGAAGAAGCTGGACTGGTCTCCTGGCTGGAAGAAGGACCCAGCAGCAGGACCTAGGCTGCCTGTGATCCAGCATGTGCCTGGGATGTTTTAGACCTCTCCACACCAGTGCCTGTTCTATTCATCCCCATCCATACAAGCCTCTGACCTTTGGATGTGGTATGGCCACGAGGACACAGTAAAAGTCTCCCTTTACCTGCTGAACTCTTTTCTTGGAGCTCCCAACACGGAAGATTCCCACTGTTTGGAGACCTGGGAGACAGGCAGGTTAGTGCTGTGCATCCCCACagatccctcccaccccagctgGTCCTGGGAGCACCTCAGCACCATAGCAGGGGCTCTCGTGTGCACCCTTCCCTCTCCAGGCAGcgtggggaaaaggaaaggctgtggaGCTGCGAGATTTTCTGGGATTGTCTGTAGGCAAGGGAGGACAGCTCATCCCTACAGTTGCTCTGAGGGAGGGCCTGGATGTGCAGTGGGAGTTAAGGCACCAGACATGGTCACTGATACACACAGTGACATTCCCTTCTGATGCAGCTTCCAGCCCAGAGAACTCTCCACAGGTGGCTCTTTGGGAGCATGGCCTGCCCCCGGAATTGTGGAATCatttaaggttggaaaagacctccaagatcatcagaTCCAACCTTCAAACAAATCCATGCCCACTAAACCAGCAGcctcctcccactctggggaaTAGCCAGGCTGGAATGTCCCAGCCCACCACACACAGTGGGTTTTTCCTGCCTCTCACGGGACCTGCCGGAGGCACCCACGCCCTTACCATGCGTCTCAATGTGTGTGCAGCACCTCTCCACGATCCGTGGGACCTGCCAGGTGATGGGGTTGAGGCTCAGCATCTTCTTCTTGCCCAGGACTCTCCGTGGGTCCAGTTCGTGGGGGtgtgagagctgcagtgcctccAGCAGCTTGGACACGTTGTCACTCAGGTCGGCGATGGAATCCACAGACATGGCCccctgggatggagcagaggGGTGGCAGGAATGACCCCACAGATCCCAGTGCTCACTGCCACCTCAGAGGTTTGTGGGAAAAGGCAgcatcccattccaccccctgccatgggcagggacaccttcccctgtcccaggttgctccaagccccgtccaacctggccttggacacttccagggatggggcagccacagcttctctgaacaacctgtgccagggcctccccaccctcacaggggagaatttcttcTCCATATCTGATATGAATCGACCCTCCTGACCCTGAAATGTCCTCCTGGTAACCCTGGCTCAGTAAGAGCTCAGCTGGTGAAGATCCTCCCACCTCTCACAGTCCCTCTCCAGGGGGAGCAGGGCCATCCTCATTTCCCTGAGGGCAACCTGGGATCAGCCCTGCATGGAGCACGACTGACTTACATTTGTTAAGAAAAGACCCAGGAAAACCCCATTTCTTGCTGAATTCAGACCCCCCATCCTACAGCACCATCACAGCCCGTTTTGGGACCGTACCCTTCGCTGGCTCCAGAAGCTCTTGTCCGGAAGAGCTGGGGAAAGTGGCTCCTCTGGGAAGCCCCCATCAGGTGCTCGGACACAGCTTGGGCCCATCCCAGATTTCTTCTGCCTCTGAGCCCGAAACCTGGTCACCGTGGCCTCCACCTCCaggcagagccggcgactctTCCCCACGGCTTCCTGGAGCTGCCGGTGGGTGCGGTCATTGGCAATGACCTGGGAGAGCGGGATCCCGAAGGTGTGAGGAGAGCAGTCTGGGAACAACAcgggagaaagggaaaagcgTCACCGGGGAGGGAGCTGCACTCAGTCCAGGTTTCCTGCCCCCAGGAGCAGGTGGGAAGAACATTCCCAAGGGCCCAGGCAAACTCAGAGGAGGCCGCTGCCCctggaaagcaccagggcactGTGTGGTGGGACCCTGAGTGCCAGAGATCTGAGCAGGGAGGGCATGGCATGGGAAATGGGAtgctggaggaagaggaaagagacacaggggagctgggaaggaaaacTGGTCTCCATCAGAGAGCCTGTTGGAGCCTGTCCCAGTTTTTCCTGGGCTTTCTTTCATATTACTGGTTCCAACCCCATGGTACTTATGAAGCAAAGACTTCATAAATCACCAGAAATATCCAAACCAAAAGATTCTTCCCAAATTCTAACCTTCCAGTTTTCTACAGGGTTTGTCTCAGCTACATCTGCTGACATAGAACAGCCTTGGTATTAGTGGTATTCTTCCCAAATAActgtccctctccatccctctgacaAGGAGAGCTCTCCTCACCCCCAGACTCTGCACTACCCCGGGAGCACAAGCCACAAATCCATTTAGTAAAATATGAGACAATAATTTCAATAGTTTCCTTGAGGTGGCTTTGTACTGGTGTGGGGAAGCTCattcctgcctggctctgctctaGGATTCtgggttccccagggctgccacTGAAATCCTTCAAGGGATGATAAAATGGAACTGGAAGCAGCGAGACTGGGGCAAAATGGGCAGACAGAAACATTTATATGCAACATTTATAAACAGCTTGAAAATGCACGTTTATGTGCACACATATTCCATCCTTCCAGGCTCCGTCACGTTCGTGCTGCTCCACCTGACTccaaaaacagcaaaacaacctgGGATGAAGCAACCTGCTGGATTCAGGCACCTCCCAGCTCACCCCACCAAAAATCACCAATTCCACTTGAGAGCAGGGACCaaaccccagggaaaggggaggctgctcacctttcctctcctttgagAAGCTCTCCAGCTTCTGCCGGATGGATTTACTGCCTTTGGGTCCATCTaggaggagaagagaaggtgaaGGTTGGGCACCAGGATCATGGGGCTGGTTCAGCATGGGCTCTCCTCACAGACACCTGTCTCTCTGGAGCCTCTGGATGTGGGGACGTTGCGGTGATGGCCACAGCCCTGAGGGATCCATGAGTCCCATGGGATGCCTGGGGAACAGTCCTGGGGACGGGCATCATCCTCCTCAGgtgaagggatggagggactgGCACTCAGGTACCAGGACCCCATGGCACTACACGAGGAATGCGGCCCAGAAAGGCTTTTGGGAATGTTTTAGAGGGCACAGACATATGAAGTTGGACAAAAAACCATCACCTATCCCAGCCTGGTCTGGAGGACTCCCATGTTGCACATCCAGCAGCAACGAACTGACAACTCAGTCACTGCACACCTTAAatcctttgagaacacacagaatcacagaatcagctgggttggaagggacctctgagatcatcaagtccaacccttgatccaaccccgctgtggttcccagcccatggcactgatgccacatccagtttcaccttaaaaacctcca
Proteins encoded in this window:
- the ARHGAP36 gene encoding rho GTPase-activating protein 36 isoform X2 codes for the protein MQPVALQSLSELERASLQELALYRLQEKLLVGDFSLDRDGPKGSKSIRQKLESFSKERKDCSPHTFGIPLSQVIANDRTHRQLQEAVGKSRRLCLEVEATVTRFRAQRQKKSGMGPSCVRAPDGGFPEEPLSPALPDKSFWSQRRGAMSVDSIADLSDNVSKLLEALQLSHPHELDPRRVLGKKKMLSLNPITWQVPRIVERCCTHIETHGLQTVGIFRVGSSKKRVQQLREEFDQGLDVFLDEHQSVHDVAALLKEFLRDMPDSLIPRELYGAFLSTATMEGPAQLDALQLLLFLLPPCHSDTLHRLLRFLGEVARHAEHSWDADGQEVPGNKMTVSNLATVFGPNILQKEKPGEKDAGALNFEDSAAIILVLQRLIEHHQALFLVSPEMQCDILRRLFQTDPDVIDYLLRRKFPAVPQLEHEGSAEGHSPSALPGWTRSLESSSVSSELYSNVSFLNLHVGI
- the ARHGAP36 gene encoding rho GTPase-activating protein 36 isoform X1, translating into MGQPQFVPHISFREEFLPNIQSKSLPLMPPRPLLGKSKWGGVSRAPAAPLALQRGDGGTSVSCRDSLGCFQQLLSKSWHPCRVLLTLLFHICVFSRGPLSQLLCQAPGMQPVALQSLSELERASLQELALYRLQEKLLVGDFSLDRDGPKGSKSIRQKLESFSKERKDCSPHTFGIPLSQVIANDRTHRQLQEAVGKSRRLCLEVEATVTRFRAQRQKKSGMGPSCVRAPDGGFPEEPLSPALPDKSFWSQRRGAMSVDSIADLSDNVSKLLEALQLSHPHELDPRRVLGKKKMLSLNPITWQVPRIVERCCTHIETHGLQTVGIFRVGSSKKRVQQLREEFDQGLDVFLDEHQSVHDVAALLKEFLRDMPDSLIPRELYGAFLSTATMEGPAQLDALQLLLFLLPPCHSDTLHRLLRFLGEVARHAEHSWDADGQEVPGNKMTVSNLATVFGPNILQKEKPGEKDAGALNFEDSAAIILVLQRLIEHHQALFLVSPEMQCDILRRLFQTDPDVIDYLLRRKFPAVPQLEHEGSAEGHSPSALPGWTRSLESSSVSSELYSNVSFLNLHVGI